The sequence CGGGGGAGATCCCGCAGGACAAGCAAGCAACGATCAAGCAATTGGTGGAGCGGCGCAAAGAGCTGTTTGCCAACGCCATCAACCCGCTGGAGAAGGCCCGCCGGCTCGCCGAGAGCGGCAGCGCGTACCGCGCAGACATCTGCCGGTCGCTGTTTACGGCCTACGTTCAGACCAATCAGCAAGACAAGGCCAAGGCGGTGCAATCGTGCGCTGGCTTCTCGGGCGACCAGGGCTCGGGCGGACAGTAACCCGCAGGGCCGCCTAACGCCTCATGCTTTGAAAGGCCCGTAGCGCACTCGCGCACGGGCCTTTCGCTTTTTTCAATCAATTGTGTGATGCTATGGACTCCAACGACTCATCTGCTACCGGCTTCGGGACGCGCGCGGTGCATGCGGGCCAGGCGCCCGATCCGTCCAGCGGCGCCGTCATGACGCCCATCTACCAGACCTCGACCTACGCGCAATCGGCGCCGGGCAAGCACCAGGGGCACGAGTATTCGCGCGTCACCAACCCTACGCGCTCGGCGCTGGAAGGCAATCTCGCCGGGCTGGAAGGGGCCGCGCACGCCATCACGTTTAGCTCCGGCGTGGCCGGCATCGACGCCATCTTGAAGGGCGGCCTGCGCCCGGGCGACCACGTCATTGCGACCAACGACCTGTACGGCGGCACTTTTCGGCTCTTCAAGGAAGTGTTTGCGCCATTCGGGCTGTCGTTTTCGTTTGTTGATATGACGAGCACCGAGGCGGTAGCGGCTGCCGTGACCGACGACACGGCGCTGCTCTGGGTGGAGACCCCCACCAACCCGCTCATGCGCATTGCCGACATCGAGGCGCTCTGCGACCTCGCCGACGCCCACGACATCGACGTGGCGGTCGACAACACGTTTGCGTCGCCCTACCTGCAGCAGCCGCTGGCGCTGGGCGCCGACCTCGTGCTGCACTCGGGCACCAAGTACCTCGGCGGCCACTCCGACGTGATTATCGGCGCGGTGTGCACCAACAGCGACCGGTGGAACGAGGCGCTGCGGTTTCAGGTGAAGAGCGCTGGCGCGTGCCCCGGCCCCATGGATTGCTTTTTGACGCTGCGCGGCACCAAGACGCTGCACCTGCGCATGGATCGCCACTGCGCGAATGCGCGGCAGCTGGCGGTCTTTTTGGATGGGCACCCGGCCGTGGCCCGCGTGCGGTACCCGGGCCTTACGAGCCATCCGGGGCATGCGGTGGCGGACCGGCAGATGCTCGACTTTGGCGGCATGATCTCATTTGAGCTCGCCGACGACCGGATGGACGCGGCCCTCGCGGTGCTGCAGGGCACCGAGGTGTTTACCCTGGCCGAGAGCCTGGGCGGCGTGGAGAGCCTGATCGAGCATCCGGCCTCCATGACGCACGCGTCGATTCCTGCCGAAGAGCGCCGCGCCATTGGCCTCACCGACTCGCTCATTCGTCTCTCGGTGGGCGTCGAAGACGTTGACGACCTGCAGGCCGACCTCGACGCGGCGCTGTCGTAGGCGCCTCCAACTTATGTCATTGCGTGCGACATGCAAGAGCCTCCAGCGATTAACCGCTGGAGGCTCTTACGTTGCATAACGGATACTACGCCACAGAACGCGTCATCGGGCGCTGCGGTGTGCCCGGTGTTACGTGCGCTCAATGGGCAGGGCGACGCCGCCGCCGGTGCCGTGGCAGATTGAGGCCAGGCCGTGCGCGCCGTCGTGCTGCCGCAGCGCGTGCAGCAGCGTCACCACAATGCGCGCGCCCGACGCGCCGATGGGGTGGCCCAGCGCAATGGCGCCGCCGTGCACGTTCAGCTTGTCCATGGGCACATCCAGCATCTTGTTGATGAGAATGTTGTTGATGGCAAACGCCTCGTTGTTTTCGAACAGGTCGAAGTCGGCAATGGTCTGCCCGGTGCGCTCCAGCACCTTCTCGACCGCCGGGATGGGCGCTTCGGGGAAGCGCCACGACGCCCCGGCCGACCACGCGCCGCGGCCCACTTTGGCCAGTGGCGTAAGGCCGTGCGCCTCCACCGCGTCCTTGCTTGCGAGCAGAAGCGCCGCCGCGCCGTCGCTGATCTGGCTGCTGTTGCCGGCCGTGAGCACGCCGTCGCTTTTAAACGCCGGGCGGAGGTTGCCCAGGCCCTCGGCCGTGGTGCCCGGACGAATGCCCTCGTCGCGCGACAGGGTCTCTTCGCCTCCGCGCGTCTGATACGTGATGGGCGCAATCTCATCGTCGAAGTAGCCCTTCTCGGTGGCCTCTTCGGCCCGTTGCTGCGACAGCGCCGCCGCCTTGTCCAGCGCCTCGCGCGTGATGCCATGCTCAGCCGCCAGGCGCTCGGTTTGCTCGCCCATGGCCTCGCCGCTCATCGGGTCGCTGAGGCCGTCGCGAAACATCAGGTCCTCCAGCGAACCGCCGCCCGGCGCGTACTTGTAGCCCCAGCGGGCGTCGGAGGATACGTAGAAGCCGGTATCCGACATCGACTCGGTACCGCCGGTGAGCACGATCTCGGCCTCGCCGGCTTTAATCATCGTGGCGCCGTTCAGCACGCTCATCATGCTCGATGCGCACACCATATCCACCGCATAGCCGTCAATGCTGTCGGGAATGCCGGCCTGCAGGGCCGCCTGTCGCGGAATGAGCTGCCCGTGGCCGCCCCGTAGCACGTTGCCAAAGACGAACAGGTCGAGCGCGCCGCCGTCTACAGCGCCGCGGTCGAGGGCCGCGCGCATGGCATGGGCCGCCAAATCAACAGGAGAGTGGTTTTTGAGCGCGCCGCCAAAGCGACCAATGGGCGTACGCACCGCCGAAACGATATAAACGTCACGCATAAGACTGAGCAGTTCGTGGACAAGAAACGAGGCGCCGCAGGTGCGACGTTTACAAAATCTGGAACCGCTTACACAGACGCAACCGCCGGTCGTGCAATCTGCGTTAGTTCCGCCCCGGCGCCCGGCCTCCAGGCGTATGGGGCGTTGCCTCAAGACCGTGCCCAGTGCTAAAAGACCTTCACAAGGGTCATGTCTTTCAGGTATCGGCTCGGATTCTGCTGCAGGTCTTCCAGTACCTGGTTCATGTTGAGGGCCGCCGAGTCGAGCCGGCGGTACAGGCTGGGATCGTTGATGAGGCGCCCGGCGGTGCCCCGCCCCTGGTTAATCTTTTGCGTGATGGTGCTTAGCGTGGCCGTCGATGTTTTCAGGTTGGACAGGTTCGCATTGAGCTTCCGCAACGACCGGTTGAGCAGGTCAACCGTAATGTTCAGCGAATCCACGTTCGTGCCCGTGAAGCGCTTCAGGTCTGCCGTAATGCCTTCAATGTGCTGAATCGTCTTCCGAATGTTTTCCTTTTCGGCCTGGGTGATCGACTCCACCGTCTGCAGCGTTTGGCGAAGCGAGCGCAGCACCGCTTCGATGTCGCCGCTTGAGCGCTGCATGATGCGTGCGGCCGCCGACAGCGCCGTGTTGGCCGACGAGAGGGTGCTGTCTGCTTTGGCCGCGATCACCGGCGCCTGATCGGAAAGGCGTTCCAGGATGTCTTTCGTGGGCGGCGCCGAGAGCATGCTGCCGCTGATAAGCGGGGGATTGGTGCGCGGCCCTAAAGTGATGGCCAGCCGTACGCCGCTAAGCGCGCTGAAGCCGGCCACCTCGGCATACGACCCTTGGGGGATGGTGATGTCGTCTTCCACCTTGAACGTCACGATGACCCCGCGGCCGTCGGGGTCGAGCTGGATATCCTCCACCGTGCCCACCGTTACGCCGCTAATCGTAACGGGGTTGCCCGTCACCAGTCCGCCGGCCGAGTCGAAGTGGGCCTGCAGCGTGTAGCGCTCCTGAAACAACGGAATGCCTTGAAAGAACCGAAAGCCGATAAAAAAGATAACGGCCGCGATAATGAGCGCGGCGCCCACTTTTAATTCGTTGCTGTATTGCATGCAAAATGCGGTTCGTTAGGAAGGGTCGGCGGTCGACGACGCAGGCGAACCCACGTGGTACTCGTTGGCCCGCACAAAAGCATCAAGCACGGGGTCGGGGCGGTTGTGGATCTCGGCCACCTTGCCCACCCAGTGCAGGTGCTTGTCGTGCAGGAAGGCGGCGCGGTCGGCAATGCTAAACACCGAGTGCATGTCGTGCGTCACCACCACGCTGGTCACTTGCAGCTCCTCGGCAAGCTGGCTGATGAGCTCGTCGATGGTGTTCGAGGTTTCCGGGTCGAGCCCGCTTGTCGGTTCGTCGTACAAGATGTAGTGCGGCTCCAGCGCAATGGCCCGGGCCAGGGCGACGCGCTTGCGCATCCCCCCCGAGAGCTCCGAGGGCTTCTTCGGCCCCACGTCGCCCAGCCGCACCAGGTCGAGGCACTCCTGCACCCGCTGTTCGATGGCGCGCTCCGACATGTCTGCAAAGAAGCGCAGCGGAAAGGCTACGTTTTCGAACGAGGTCATCGAGTCGAACAGCGCCCCGCCCTGAAAGAGCACGCCAAACCGCTGGCGCACCACGCGCAACCGGTCGTACGGGATGCTGCAGATGTCTTCGCCATCCACCAGCACGGCCCCCGTATCGGGATCCAGCAGCCCCACCAAGTGCTTCATGAGCACGCTTTTGCCCGATCCCGAGCGCCCAATGATTGCGATGGTCTCGCCGTCCTCAATCGTCAGCGACACGTCTTCCAGCACTTGCAGCGCCCCAAAGCGCTTGCTGATGTTTCGGACTTCAATCATGGGGGTGTCGGTTCATGATCGGACATAAGGCGGCGTACAGCATTTTTACAGGATAAGCATGGCCAAGAGGAGATCCGCGAGCAGGATATACACGCAGCTTTGCACGGCCGCCTCGGTGGTGCTGTCGCCCACGCCCTCGGCGCCGCCGTCGGTGTAATAGCCTTTGAAGCATGACACAGACGTGATGATGAAGCCAAACACAAACGCCTTAATCAGGCCAAAGAACGGATCGAACGGCTTAAAGAATTGCCGCGCGCCTTCAATAAACTCATTCATCGTCAGGGCGCCGGTCACTTCGCCCAGCACCATGCCTCCGCCAATCCCGATGAAGCACGCCGCTATGTAGAGCATGGGCACCATGATGACGCCGGCCAGCACCCGCGGAAGAATCAGGAAGCTGATGGAGTTGAGCCCCATCGCCTCCAGCGCGTCGATCTGCTCCGACACGCGCATGGTCCCCAGCTCCGCCGCGATGCGCGCGCCCACCCGACCGGCCAGGATAAATCCGGTGATGACGGCGGCCAGCTCCAGCATCATCGATGGCACCACAATGGACCCGATGATGGTGTTCGGAATGAAGGACGATTCCAGTTGATAGGCCGTCTGCACGGTAAGCACCGCGCCCGAGAAGGCCGAGGAGAGGGCCACAATGGGCAGCGAATCGACGCCGATGCGTACCATCTGCGTCACGAGATTTTCCCAGTACGTACGCACCTCATCAATCGAGGCAAAGGCGCGCCCGAGGAGAATCAGGTAGCGCCCCAGATCCTCGAGCGGCGCCATCAGGCGGTTGAGCACGGCAGTAACAGGTTGTGAGCAGTACGCGAAACGCGTGCGGAGTGCTGGGCCATGTGTCGTTTTCACCCCCAGGCGGCCGTTTTGTACACGCGCGGGCCGCCAGGAAGCGGTGTTCTATAAAAGAGACATGGACACACCGTGCCGTTTGGCTTGGGTGTACGCGTCGTAAAATGCGTTACCATCGGGTCGGTTCAATGCAAAACGCGCGAAGGCCCCGTTCCGTAGGTCAGATCGCGCGCTGCGCCGTTACGCCGACGACTCGTCTTCGGCGCGGGCTTCGTTGGCGTACCGCTGCGCGCGCTTTTTCACATCGGCATCGGCATCGCGGGCGCGCAGAGCCTCCAGGCGCTCTTGCAGCGTGGCTTCGTAGCCCTGCCCTGTCGGTTCGTAAAAGTAGGTGCCCTGCATGTCCTCCGGCAGGTACTGCTGGGGCACGTAGTGCGAGCGGTAGGCATGCGGATAGTTGTATCCTTCCCCATGGCCCAGGTCCTCGCTGTCGCGGTTGGGATCCTTCAGGTGGGTGGGCACGTCGCCGGTCTGCTCGTTGCGCACAAAGTCGAGCGCGTCGAAGTAGGCAAATGCGGTGTTCGATTTGGGTGCGGTGGCCAGGTAGAGGCAACACTCGGCCAGCATAAACTGCCCCTCGGGCATGCCGACGTACGAGAACCCCTGCGCCGCGCTTTGCGCCACCTGCAGTGCCTGCGGATCGGCCAAGCCCACATCCTCGGCGGCAAAGATGAGCATCCGCCGCAGGATGAAGCGAGGATCTTCGCCGGCGTAGATCATGCGCGCGAGCCAGTAGAGGGCGGCGTCGGGGTCGGAGCCGCGCAGGCTCTTGATGAACGCGCTGATGGTATCGAAGTGGGCATCGCCCTCCTTGTCGTACAGCACGGCCCGCTGCTGGATGGACGCCTCGGCCACCGGCAGATCGACGACAATCGTCTCGCCATCGTCGGACGGCTCGGTCGTTTCGACGGCCAACTCCAGCGCATTGAGCACCGAGCGGGCGTCGCCGTTGGCTGTGTGCACCAGGTGGTTGAGCGCCGGCTCGGTCAGATCGACGTGCAGGTCGCCGTAGCCCCGCACCGGGTCGCGCAGCGCCTGATGCGCCACCGTGCGCAGGTCGTGGGTGCTCAGGGCCTTGAGCTCAAACACGCGCGAGCGGCTCACCAGCGCGTTGTTCACCTCAAAGTACGGATTTTCGGTGGTGGCCCCGATAAACACAACGGTGCCGTTTTCCACATGCGGCAGCAGGGCGTCTTGCTGGGCCTTGTTGAAGCGATGCACCTCGTCGATGAACAAGATGGTGCGCTGCTGCTGATGCTTCTGGCGGTACTGGGCCTTCTGGATGGCCTCGCGGATGTCTTTTACGCCCGCGAGCACGGCGTTGAGGGACGTGAAGTGCGCGGCCGTCGTGTTGGCAATGATCCGCGCCAGGGTGGTTTTGCCCGTTCCGGGCGGCCCGTAAAAGATGAGGGACGCAAGCCGATCTGCCTGAATGGCACGGCGCAGCAGCGTGCCCTCGCCCAGGATGTGCGCCTGCCCAACGAACTCGTCCAGCGTTTGCGGGCGCATGCGATCGGCCAACGGACGCATACGGTCATCCGACGTCGCCGTGGTGTCAAATAAATCAGACATAAGCCATCAAAAGGAAACAAAACGTCGCGCGCCTTTCCCTGAACCCGCAGCACGCGCATGTGATTTCCGGAGGCGCTCGCAAAATACGCGTTAACCTTACGTAGTAGAATTGTGAACTGATTGGGCCTGACGAAACGGCACAGACGGCCTGCCCCGGCAATCCCCACGCGACGTTATGACGCCAAAAAACCAAATGAGCGCCCGGAGGGGCTCTTTTCTGGCGGCATGAAACGATGGACTGCTCTTTGCTACACAATAATATCCACAGGAGGTCCGTTTGGGAACATGTGGGTGCATGCCTGATTCGTAACAAGTTGCATTTGCGATTCAGCGCTGTAGTGCACACCTTAGGGTTGCGGCAAGCCGTAGCCCCCAATGAATTGGCTCATAAGCAGCAAACAGCGCAGCGTATATATGGCGAAGCAGAAAGTAGAAGTCGTTACCCGAAAGAAAAAGGACCGGCAGGGGTTTAACAACCGCTACGACGCGCTCCAGGAAATGACCGACGAAGACCTCATGTCTCAGTTTCAGGCTGGGACGGTGGAGGCCTTCAACATTCTGGTGGAGCGGTATTCCGACCGGCTCATGCAGTACCTGTACCGCTTTCTTGGCGACATGAAGCGGTGTGAGGATCTGCTGCAGGAAACCTTCTTGCGCGTGCACCGCAACCGGCACTCGTACCGCCGGATTGCGAAGTTCTCGACGTGGCTCTACACGATCGCGGGCAACCTCGCGCGCTCCGAGTACCGGAAGCGCAAGCGCCGCCGGATGCAGTCGATCCAGTCGGTGAACCGCGACAACGAAGAGTACGAGATGGAGATTCCGGACGAGTCGTTCTCGCCGGATAAGCATGCCGAGAGCACCATCCAGGATCGCTACATCCAGGAGGCCATGAACGAGATCCCATCCGCCTTCCGCGAGGTGGTGGTCTTGCGAGACATCCAGCAGCTGGCCTACGATGAGATTGCAGAGATTACGGGGCTGCCCATGGGTACGGTGAAGAGCCGCATCAACCGAGGCCGCACCAAGCTGCAGGCGCTCCTGAAGGATGTCTATCCCTACGACGAAGTGTAACCGCTCTGTGCTGCTGCTGAGCACGTTTGCACCAACACCGAACGAAGCACCGGCGGGCTGCCCTGTCGGTGCTTCGTTGTGCGTGGGCCGTGCTCCCGCCTTGTTACGCGCTTGCTTGCTTCTGCACCCTCCGGCTATGGCTTCTCCCCATCCACAACGCGTATCGGTTGACATCGACGCCCAAACGCTGACCATCGACTGGTCCGACGGCCACTCGTCGGTCTACCCGCTCGATGGCCTCCGGCGCGCCTGTCCCTGTGCCCACTGCCGCGGCGCCCACGGCGCTCCGCCCGTCGATGCGGCCGTGCTGGACCACCCCGCCCGACGCCGCTGGACCGACGTCCGCGTGGAAACCGCCGGCAGCATGGGCCTGCGCATTACGTGGGACGACGGCCACAACGACGGCATCTACACGTGGGAGCGGTTGCGCGCGCTACGCTGACGGTTCATACAGTGCCCACGCCGTACTTAGTTGGCCGCGGCTTGCAGCGGAAACTGCGGAATGGGGACGCGAAACCGCTCGCCGTCGGCGCCCTGCACGAGAAAATTCCCATCCACGACGCCCTCAAAGGAGGCAATGGTACACGTACCGTCGTACACATGCGTTTGGCCCGGTTCAATGACGGGCTGCGCGCGCAGGGGCTCGTCGCCCGCAATGTCTTGGAGCTGCCCACTGGCCTCCTGAATCGTCCACCGCCGCCGCACCAGCTGCACGTCCGTGCCGGTGCGATTGGTGATGTGTACGGCATAGCCAAATGCAAACCGCATGTCGAAAAAACTTGACGGTTCGTCGAGGTATACCGGATGCACCGCGACCGTGATGCCGCGTGTGGTCGCTACGTAGCTGAGCATAATGCGTCTTGAAGCGAATGAATCCCAAGGCTGCACGCGATAATGCACCAAATGCATGCCGCAGACGCGACACATCTGCCAGCTGTTACGGCTGAGTAACGAATTGTTTTCTTTTATGGACAAAAAGCGCTTCCGGCCTGCGCCATTGGTTGACACCTTGCTGCGTGATACGCTTTTTAGGAATCCAGCATCTTCTTGCAGCCGATCGTGCCTATGCAGCGCTCCGCCCCCTGGTCTCGCAGTCGCCTTGCGGCCCTCAATGCCCAGTTCGAACCGCAGCACCCGCGCGTTGTCCTCGACTGGGCCGTGCGCGTCTTTGGGCCGGATGTGGTGCAAGGCACCGGCTTTGGGCCCTCGGGCATCGTGATCATGCATATGCTAGCGGAGCTTGCGCCCGGAAGCACGGTATTCTTCCTTGATACCGACCTCCTCTTTCCGGAGACGTACGCCCTGCGCGATACGCTTGCTGCACAGCTCGACGTTACCATCGAGCGCGTGCACGGCGGCCTCTCGCTCGACGAGCAGGCCGAACAGGCAGGGCCCGCGTTGTGGGAGCGGGCGCCGGATCGGTGCTGCCACCTGCGCAAGGTGGTGCCGCTGAAGCGCTACCTCGCCACGAAGCGCGCTTGGATCACCGGGCTCCGCCGCGACCAGTCGAAGCAGCGTGCCAACACGCCCATCCTGCAATGGATTCCGCGCTACGAGGTGTTCAAGCTCAACCCGCTGGCCACGTGGTCACGCAAAGATGTATGGAAGTACCTGTTCGCGCACAACCTTCCGTACAACGCCTTGCACGACGAAGGCTATCCCAGCATCGGATGCATGCCGTGCACGCAGGCCGTAAACCGCGACGGCTACACCCGCGAGGGGCGGTGGCAAGGGCGCGACAAGACAGAATGCGGCCTGCACGTTGATCCCTCCTAGCCCACACACAAAAACGCCCTACAGCAGCCGGGCTACTGTAGGGCAAAAAGGGCGAGCCGCGCCGTGCAGCGACCAGGCGAGAAGAACCTCTTCTCGGACAATGTGGGGGCCGCCCAGAGCCTTTCGACGTCCACTGTTATCTGTACCCATCGAAGCGCCTATCGGTACAGCGCGCTGCGGCGACAAGGGCGCAACTCCGCGCCGCAACACGTGAGGCCTGCCGGCCGGTCCTGGAGGTAAGCCTCCTATGGTATAGGTGCAGATTCTTCTTTAACCGTGGCTGCATCGCGCACGGCTCGCGAGAAGGCTGTACCGTACGAGACGGCCGGCGTTTCGCGCAGGGGCTGCGCTTACCATCATCTCCACATGGCCCGACCGCACGGCCCACCCACGCGGCGCCCTACACCTCCAGGTAGTGCATAAACTCGTCCACCCGGCTCACCAGCTCGCTGTCTTCTTCGCCAAACGAGGCCACCACGTGGTACCCATGATGCTCCAGCACGTGGCGCACCCGCGACGTGTCGCGCGTGTTGAGCTTGAGCGTGATGCGAATCTTATCGGTGCTTGTGGCCTGCGCCTCGGAGGCCACGGCGCACACCTTGGCGCCGTTTTGTTCGATTACGTGGATCAGCTTGGCCAGGGTGTAGTCGCGCGGGTCCACCTCCAGCGCCAAAATCGCCCCCGACTCCTCAGCCGCGAGCATGCGCGCAAACTGATCGAAGATGTCGTGCCGGCGCAGCAGCCCCAGGTAGTGCCCGGCCTCGTCGGTGACGGGCACGGTGCTTAGGGTGTGCTCCACCATCGTGCGCGCCGCGTCGAAGATGTGGGCGTCGGGGGGGACGCTCACCGGGCGCGCCAGCAGCAAACCCTCCACCGGCGCGTCGGGGCCGGCAGCCTTCATGAGCTGATCTTCCGAAATGACACCCACCAAAACGTCCTCATCGTCTACCACCGGCAGGTGATGCACGTGGTGCTCCAACAGACGCCCCAGGGCGTCTTCGACCGTGTCGTCAACCGCCAGCGGCAGCGTTTCCGTATGAATAGCGTCGCGTACCCTCATAACCGTCACCGAAGGATCGTGAGCGCAGGCAGAGCCTGCAAGAAATAGCGCAGTAGGCTGTGTGAAGGAACCGTGCAAGGGTCATGCCGCATCGTACGCTACAGGAACTTGTGCGCCATACCCTACATCGGCCTCGTTGCTCAAGGTTGAGCCTTTCACCCAACATCCAATATACAAACGGTGGAGGATGTGTGAAAGTTACGCCGCGATGCGTTACGACGTTGCCACAGACGCCGGTGTGGTGGCGTAGGGCGCGTCGGCATCTTCGTCGGCCGGACGCACAACCCCTTGGGCCCCAATCATCCGGCGCACGCGCGGCAGATGCGCCGCATCGGCTCGAAATGCGATGCGCGCCACTGCTTGCGGGGCATCGGAGGAACCGTTGGCGTACAGGTATTCTTCCGCCGAGACGTCGGCCACGTCGTGCAGGTAGGCGATGGCCTTGGGCTTCGTAACCGGCACGTACGCCACGCACGCCACGTAGTCGCGCTCAATGAGCGCCAGCAGCTGCGTCTTGAGTTGCTCCAGCCCAATGCCACGCAGCGCCGAAACGAAGGCCGCGTCCGGATACTCCGACCGCAGCGCGCGCAGCAGGGCCTGGTCCTCCAACGCGTCTACTTT comes from Salisaeta longa DSM 21114 and encodes:
- a CDS encoding RNA polymerase sigma factor; protein product: MAKQKVEVVTRKKKDRQGFNNRYDALQEMTDEDLMSQFQAGTVEAFNILVERYSDRLMQYLYRFLGDMKRCEDLLQETFLRVHRNRHSYRRIAKFSTWLYTIAGNLARSEYRKRKRRRMQSIQSVNRDNEEYEMEIPDESFSPDKHAESTIQDRYIQEAMNEIPSAFREVVVLRDIQQLAYDEIAEITGLPMGTVKSRINRGRTKLQALLKDVYPYDEV
- a CDS encoding MlaD family protein, whose protein sequence is MQYSNELKVGAALIIAAVIFFIGFRFFQGIPLFQERYTLQAHFDSAGGLVTGNPVTISGVTVGTVEDIQLDPDGRGVIVTFKVEDDITIPQGSYAEVAGFSALSGVRLAITLGPRTNPPLISGSMLSAPPTKDILERLSDQAPVIAAKADSTLSSANTALSAAARIMQRSSGDIEAVLRSLRQTLQTVESITQAEKENIRKTIQHIEGITADLKRFTGTNVDSLNITVDLLNRSLRKLNANLSNLKTSTATLSTITQKINQGRGTAGRLINDPSLYRRLDSAALNMNQVLEDLQQNPSRYLKDMTLVKVF
- a CDS encoding MlaE family ABC transporter permease — its product is MAPLEDLGRYLILLGRAFASIDEVRTYWENLVTQMVRIGVDSLPIVALSSAFSGAVLTVQTAYQLESSFIPNTIIGSIVVPSMMLELAAVITGFILAGRVGARIAAELGTMRVSEQIDALEAMGLNSISFLILPRVLAGVIMVPMLYIAACFIGIGGGMVLGEVTGALTMNEFIEGARQFFKPFDPFFGLIKAFVFGFIITSVSCFKGYYTDGGAEGVGDSTTEAAVQSCVYILLADLLLAMLIL
- a CDS encoding gamma-butyrobetaine hydroxylase-like domain-containing protein is translated as MASPHPQRVSVDIDAQTLTIDWSDGHSSVYPLDGLRRACPCAHCRGAHGAPPVDAAVLDHPARRRWTDVRVETAGSMGLRITWDDGHNDGIYTWERLRALR
- a CDS encoding AAA family ATPase, with amino-acid sequence MSDLFDTTATSDDRMRPLADRMRPQTLDEFVGQAHILGEGTLLRRAIQADRLASLIFYGPPGTGKTTLARIIANTTAAHFTSLNAVLAGVKDIREAIQKAQYRQKHQQQRTILFIDEVHRFNKAQQDALLPHVENGTVVFIGATTENPYFEVNNALVSRSRVFELKALSTHDLRTVAHQALRDPVRGYGDLHVDLTEPALNHLVHTANGDARSVLNALELAVETTEPSDDGETIVVDLPVAEASIQQRAVLYDKEGDAHFDTISAFIKSLRGSDPDAALYWLARMIYAGEDPRFILRRMLIFAAEDVGLADPQALQVAQSAAQGFSYVGMPEGQFMLAECCLYLATAPKSNTAFAYFDALDFVRNEQTGDVPTHLKDPNRDSEDLGHGEGYNYPHAYRSHYVPQQYLPEDMQGTYFYEPTGQGYEATLQERLEALRARDADADVKKRAQRYANEARAEDESSA
- a CDS encoding ABC transporter ATP-binding protein; the encoded protein is MIEVRNISKRFGALQVLEDVSLTIEDGETIAIIGRSGSGKSVLMKHLVGLLDPDTGAVLVDGEDICSIPYDRLRVVRQRFGVLFQGGALFDSMTSFENVAFPLRFFADMSERAIEQRVQECLDLVRLGDVGPKKPSELSGGMRKRVALARAIALEPHYILYDEPTSGLDPETSNTIDELISQLAEELQVTSVVVTHDMHSVFSIADRAAFLHDKHLHWVGKVAEIHNRPDPVLDAFVRANEYHVGSPASSTADPS
- a CDS encoding thiolase family protein; this encodes MRDVYIVSAVRTPIGRFGGALKNHSPVDLAAHAMRAALDRGAVDGGALDLFVFGNVLRGGHGQLIPRQAALQAGIPDSIDGYAVDMVCASSMMSVLNGATMIKAGEAEIVLTGGTESMSDTGFYVSSDARWGYKYAPGGGSLEDLMFRDGLSDPMSGEAMGEQTERLAAEHGITREALDKAAALSQQRAEEATEKGYFDDEIAPITYQTRGGEETLSRDEGIRPGTTAEGLGNLRPAFKSDGVLTAGNSSQISDGAAALLLASKDAVEAHGLTPLAKVGRGAWSAGASWRFPEAPIPAVEKVLERTGQTIADFDLFENNEAFAINNILINKMLDVPMDKLNVHGGAIALGHPIGASGARIVVTLLHALRQHDGAHGLASICHGTGGGVALPIERT
- a CDS encoding CBS domain-containing protein, which translates into the protein MRVRDAIHTETLPLAVDDTVEDALGRLLEHHVHHLPVVDDEDVLVGVISEDQLMKAAGPDAPVEGLLLARPVSVPPDAHIFDAARTMVEHTLSTVPVTDEAGHYLGLLRRHDIFDQFARMLAAEESGAILALEVDPRDYTLAKLIHVIEQNGAKVCAVASEAQATSTDKIRITLKLNTRDTSRVRHVLEHHGYHVVASFGEEDSELVSRVDEFMHYLEV
- a CDS encoding phosphoadenylyl-sulfate reductase; amino-acid sequence: MQRSAPWSRSRLAALNAQFEPQHPRVVLDWAVRVFGPDVVQGTGFGPSGIVIMHMLAELAPGSTVFFLDTDLLFPETYALRDTLAAQLDVTIERVHGGLSLDEQAEQAGPALWERAPDRCCHLRKVVPLKRYLATKRAWITGLRRDQSKQRANTPILQWIPRYEVFKLNPLATWSRKDVWKYLFAHNLPYNALHDEGYPSIGCMPCTQAVNRDGYTREGRWQGRDKTECGLHVDPS
- the apaG gene encoding Co2+/Mg2+ efflux protein ApaG, translated to MLSYVATTRGITVAVHPVYLDEPSSFFDMRFAFGYAVHITNRTGTDVQLVRRRWTIQEASGQLQDIAGDEPLRAQPVIEPGQTHVYDGTCTIASFEGVVDGNFLVQGADGERFRVPIPQFPLQAAAN
- a CDS encoding cystathionine gamma-synthase, which produces MDSNDSSATGFGTRAVHAGQAPDPSSGAVMTPIYQTSTYAQSAPGKHQGHEYSRVTNPTRSALEGNLAGLEGAAHAITFSSGVAGIDAILKGGLRPGDHVIATNDLYGGTFRLFKEVFAPFGLSFSFVDMTSTEAVAAAVTDDTALLWVETPTNPLMRIADIEALCDLADAHDIDVAVDNTFASPYLQQPLALGADLVLHSGTKYLGGHSDVIIGAVCTNSDRWNEALRFQVKSAGACPGPMDCFLTLRGTKTLHLRMDRHCANARQLAVFLDGHPAVARVRYPGLTSHPGHAVADRQMLDFGGMISFELADDRMDAALAVLQGTEVFTLAESLGGVESLIEHPASMTHASIPAEERRAIGLTDSLIRLSVGVEDVDDLQADLDAALS